One part of the Prochlorococcus marinus str. MIT 9313 genome encodes these proteins:
- a CDS encoding pyridoxal phosphate-dependent aminotransferase, translating into MPLPPHLSDRVVALQPSLTLAISARAKALQQEGRDICSLSAGEPDFNTPEFIIDATVKALRDGITRYGPAAGDPELREAIATKLSKENTVPTNAEQVLVTNGGKQAIFNLFQVILNPGDEVLIPAPYWLSYPEMARLAGAKVTTLPSTPENGFCLDLNNLEASIGPKTRLLLLNSPGNPTGRVMARKELETLADLLRDHPQILVMSDEIYEFILEEGQQHYSFSAIAPDLSNRTFIVNGFAKGWAMTGWRLGYLAGPADAVKAATALQSQSTSNVCSFAQRGALAALQGSRECVKKMVKSYNTRRELLTSGLLSLEGMSLVPPKGAFYAFPKLPPESLDSVSFCEQALENHGLAMVPGAAFGDDSCVRLTCAVSPETICDGLERLRKALKQS; encoded by the coding sequence ATGCCACTCCCGCCTCATCTTTCCGACCGAGTCGTTGCCCTTCAGCCCTCACTCACACTGGCAATCAGTGCTCGAGCAAAGGCCCTTCAGCAAGAAGGCCGCGACATCTGCAGCCTGAGTGCTGGTGAGCCAGATTTCAATACCCCTGAATTCATCATTGATGCCACGGTGAAGGCACTCCGTGATGGCATCACCCGTTATGGCCCTGCCGCCGGAGATCCCGAACTCCGTGAGGCAATAGCAACCAAGCTCAGCAAAGAAAACACTGTGCCAACCAATGCAGAGCAAGTGTTGGTGACAAATGGAGGCAAGCAAGCAATCTTTAACTTGTTTCAGGTGATCCTCAATCCGGGCGATGAGGTTTTAATCCCTGCTCCTTATTGGCTGAGTTATCCAGAAATGGCCCGCTTAGCTGGTGCAAAGGTGACAACACTTCCCTCCACTCCAGAAAACGGTTTCTGCCTAGATCTCAACAACCTAGAAGCCTCCATCGGCCCTAAAACCCGTCTTTTATTACTTAATTCCCCTGGCAACCCAACCGGCCGTGTGATGGCACGCAAGGAGCTGGAAACATTGGCTGATCTGCTGAGAGATCATCCCCAGATCCTGGTCATGAGTGATGAGATCTACGAGTTCATTCTTGAAGAAGGGCAACAGCATTACAGCTTCTCGGCCATAGCACCAGATCTTTCAAACAGAACCTTCATCGTTAACGGCTTTGCCAAGGGCTGGGCAATGACCGGTTGGCGTTTGGGTTATCTAGCCGGCCCCGCTGATGCTGTAAAAGCTGCTACTGCCCTCCAAAGCCAGAGCACTAGCAATGTCTGCAGTTTCGCTCAGCGTGGAGCCTTGGCCGCGCTGCAAGGCTCAAGGGAGTGTGTGAAAAAGATGGTCAAGAGCTACAACACCCGCCGCGAACTCCTCACCTCTGGCTTGCTTAGCCTTGAGGGAATGAGCCTGGTTCCTCCAAAAGGTGCCTTTTACGCCTTCCCAAAACTGCCACCTGAAAGCCTCGACTCAGTAAGTTTCTGTGAGCAAGCTCTTGAAAACCATGGGCTTGCGATGGTTCCAGGTGCAGCATTTGGAGACGACAGTTGCGTACGCCTCACCTGTGCGGTTTCACCAGAAACGATTTGCGATGGACTAGAACGTCTCCGCAAAGCTCTCAAACAGAGCTGA
- a CDS encoding uracil-DNA glycosylase, with protein sequence MERTNGCGSCDLPVNQPQVVVSRGNPHASLMLIGEAPGAREDELGKPFVGRSGQLIDRLMESVGLDPQTDAYICNVVKCRPPKNRRPTLVEIASCRPWLQQQIELVDPCVIALAGSTAVEAILGIKGGITRLRGQWQHWQGRLLMPLLHPAYLLRNPSPVDGAPVALTRGDLLEVRQRLIQVNRNAVVPMLDSSRRRLP encoded by the coding sequence ATGGAGCGCACTAATGGCTGTGGTTCCTGTGACTTGCCTGTTAACCAGCCTCAGGTTGTTGTGAGTCGTGGAAACCCACATGCCTCTTTGATGCTGATCGGGGAAGCGCCAGGCGCTCGCGAGGATGAGCTAGGGAAGCCCTTTGTAGGACGTTCTGGTCAACTTATAGATCGTTTGATGGAGAGTGTTGGCCTTGACCCTCAAACTGATGCCTACATCTGCAATGTTGTGAAATGCCGGCCCCCTAAGAATCGGCGACCGACACTTGTTGAGATTGCTTCTTGCCGTCCCTGGTTGCAACAACAGATTGAGTTGGTTGATCCCTGCGTGATTGCCTTGGCTGGCTCGACAGCAGTCGAAGCCATCCTTGGTATCAAGGGAGGAATTACCCGTCTTCGTGGTCAATGGCAGCATTGGCAAGGCCGTTTACTGATGCCGCTTTTGCATCCTGCCTACCTCCTTCGCAATCCATCTCCAGTAGATGGTGCTCCTGTTGCCCTCACCAGAGGCGATCTGCTCGAGGTCCGCCAAAGGCTCATACAAGTCAATAGGAACGCTGTTGTGCCAATGTTGGATTCATCTAGGCGCCGTCTGCCATGA
- a CDS encoding S41 family peptidase, with the protein MPISRSLRSLGRQRSSWLVLLGAGGAATAIALASPSLGLPRSSSSAISDSPKEVIDQVWQIVYRDYLDSTGKYNPEVWKGLRKDLLAKNYSATSESYEAIRGMLASLDDPYTRFLDPKEFKEMQIDTSGELTGVGIQLSLDKDTKELVVVSPIEGTPASKAGVQPKDVIVFINGQSTKGMSTADAVKLIRGKEGSEVTLGLRRRGEVIQVPLIRARIEIQAVDIQLNTTVSGTKIGYIRLKQFNAHAAKGMRSAIKNLEKEGAQGYVLDLRSNPGGLLEASIDIARQWLDEGTIVRTKTRDGIQDVRRANGSALTQRPVVVLVNEGSASASEILSGALQDNHRGVLVGQKTFGKGLVQSVRGLSDGSGLTVTIAKYLTPSGTDIHKNGIKPDIKAVMSEKEINNLKLEDLGSGKDSQYKVAETTLIKALSKILDGPMYKPVGVKLPQAIPSTL; encoded by the coding sequence ATGCCCATCTCTAGAAGTCTTCGCTCATTAGGCCGCCAGCGCAGTTCATGGCTGGTCCTTCTGGGCGCGGGAGGAGCTGCTACTGCAATTGCACTTGCCTCTCCAAGTTTGGGTTTACCAAGGAGTTCTTCTTCCGCTATTAGTGATAGCCCCAAAGAGGTGATTGATCAGGTCTGGCAGATTGTATATCGTGACTATCTTGATTCCACAGGTAAATATAACCCTGAAGTATGGAAGGGACTACGCAAGGACTTATTAGCCAAGAACTATTCAGCCACTTCAGAATCCTATGAAGCGATCCGTGGCATGTTAGCAAGCTTGGATGATCCCTATACACGATTCTTAGATCCAAAGGAATTTAAGGAAATGCAGATCGACACCTCAGGAGAATTAACAGGTGTTGGCATCCAGCTTTCTCTAGACAAGGATACAAAAGAATTAGTTGTGGTTTCACCAATCGAAGGAACTCCTGCCTCTAAGGCTGGTGTCCAACCTAAGGATGTGATCGTTTTCATTAATGGACAATCCACTAAGGGCATGTCTACAGCGGATGCTGTTAAGTTGATTCGTGGTAAAGAAGGTAGTGAGGTCACCCTTGGTCTGCGTCGCAGGGGTGAAGTTATCCAGGTCCCGTTGATACGTGCACGCATTGAGATACAGGCAGTTGATATCCAGTTAAATACGACAGTAAGTGGTACAAAGATTGGTTATATCCGCCTGAAACAGTTTAATGCCCATGCAGCTAAAGGAATGCGAAGTGCTATCAAGAATTTAGAAAAAGAGGGTGCGCAAGGCTATGTACTCGACTTGCGTAGTAATCCTGGAGGTTTGCTTGAAGCCAGTATTGATATCGCACGCCAATGGCTTGATGAAGGTACAATTGTTCGAACAAAAACTCGTGATGGCATTCAAGATGTACGCCGAGCGAATGGAAGTGCCTTAACCCAACGCCCTGTTGTTGTTTTGGTGAATGAAGGCTCAGCAAGCGCAAGTGAGATCCTCTCTGGAGCACTACAAGACAATCATCGTGGTGTACTTGTAGGACAGAAGACCTTTGGCAAGGGCTTGGTTCAATCAGTTCGAGGCCTTTCTGATGGCTCTGGTCTTACTGTCACGATCGCTAAGTATCTCACTCCAAGCGGAACGGACATTCATAAAAATGGTATCAAGCCAGATATTAAGGCCGTGATGTCTGAAAAAGAAATCAATAATCTTAAGCTTGAGGATCTTGGTTCTGGGAAGGATAGTCAATACAAGGTGGCCGAAACAACACTAATTAAAGCCCTAAGCAAAATACTTGATGGACCAATGTATAAGCCTGTAGGAGTTAAACTTCCTCAGGCTATTCCATCAACGCTATAA
- the ispG gene encoding (E)-4-hydroxy-3-methylbut-2-enyl-diphosphate synthase, with protein MSATMAEYQSSTSRRYDTQIHRRVTRTVNVGGVLIGSDHPVRVQSMINEDTLDVEGATAGIRRLHEAGCEIVRLTVPSLGHAKAVGEICQRLRETYQPVPLVADVHHNGMKIALEVANHVDKVRINPGLFVFDKADPDRTEFSGEEIASIRERIAENFEPLVTRLKQQDKALRIGVNHGSLAERMLFAYGDTPLGMVESAMEFVRICDSLDFHNIVISMKASRAPVMLAAYRLMADTMDQEGFNYPLHLGVTEAGDGDYGRIKSTAGIATLLAEGLGDTIRVSLTEAPEKEIPVCYSILQSIGLRKTMVEYISCPSCGRTLFNLEEVVQKVRDSTSHLVGLDIAVMGCIVNGPGEMADADYGYVGKGPGVISLYRGRDEIRKVSESEGVDALIQLIKDDGRWVDPP; from the coding sequence ATGAGTGCAACCATGGCTGAGTATCAATCCAGCACATCCAGGAGATACGACACCCAGATCCACCGACGTGTAACGCGCACTGTCAACGTAGGAGGTGTCTTGATCGGTAGTGATCATCCTGTCAGGGTGCAGTCGATGATCAACGAGGACACCCTTGACGTGGAGGGGGCAACAGCAGGCATACGACGCTTGCATGAAGCTGGTTGTGAAATTGTTCGTCTAACTGTTCCATCTCTCGGTCATGCCAAGGCCGTCGGCGAGATTTGTCAACGGCTTAGGGAGACCTATCAACCGGTACCCCTTGTGGCTGATGTCCATCACAACGGCATGAAAATTGCCCTTGAGGTGGCAAACCATGTCGACAAGGTGAGGATCAATCCTGGCCTTTTTGTGTTTGATAAAGCTGATCCAGATCGAACCGAGTTCAGCGGCGAAGAGATTGCTTCTATCAGAGAACGCATTGCCGAGAATTTTGAACCGCTTGTCACTCGTCTCAAGCAGCAAGACAAAGCCCTTCGTATTGGCGTGAATCATGGTTCGCTTGCTGAACGCATGCTCTTTGCCTATGGAGATACTCCTCTTGGCATGGTTGAGTCAGCAATGGAATTCGTGCGAATTTGCGATTCGCTCGATTTTCATAACATCGTGATTTCGATGAAGGCCTCTAGAGCGCCTGTGATGTTGGCGGCTTATCGATTGATGGCTGACACGATGGATCAAGAGGGTTTCAATTATCCCCTTCATTTGGGCGTAACCGAGGCTGGTGATGGGGATTATGGAAGGATTAAAAGTACAGCGGGCATCGCAACGCTTTTAGCAGAAGGTCTAGGCGATACCATCCGAGTTTCATTGACCGAGGCGCCTGAGAAAGAAATTCCAGTTTGTTACTCGATTCTTCAATCCATCGGGCTGCGCAAAACGATGGTCGAGTACATCAGCTGCCCAAGTTGTGGCCGAACATTGTTCAACCTTGAAGAGGTTGTTCAGAAAGTGCGCGATTCCACATCCCATCTTGTTGGTTTGGATATTGCGGTAATGGGTTGCATTGTGAATGGTCCAGGTGAGATGGCAGATGCTGACTATGGTTATGTTGGTAAAGGCCCAGGAGTCATATCCCTCTATCGGGGTAGAGATGAGATTCGCAAGGTTTCTGAGTCTGAGGGTGTAGATGCGTTGATCCAGTTGATTAAGGATGACGGTCGATGGGTGGATCCGCCATGA
- the mfd gene encoding transcription-repair coupling factor: MPLSSLVRQLQKSTLTGELVDRSNRNDRLLMRGAGRVGRALIASAIARKQNRPLVVIVPTLEEANRWSSLLAMMGWSHNHLYPTSEGSPYEPFDPTTEIVWGQLQVLSELLGESSRSWDRAIVATERALQPHLPPVDALASQCEILCRGEHIDLESLANTLSKLGYDRVTTVDQEATWSRRGDIVDIFPVSSELPVRLELFGDELDKLKEFDPISQRSLDEVNELCLTPSGFSPLIAHQLRESMPDGLDRLVSEKTLDQLLEGSTPDGIRRLMGIAWNKPASLLDYIPANSFIAIDEKRHGSAHGKLWLEHAEEHHIDVGQSMGLSTDEQKKYWPPLLHRSIKESYATTDRFAGIDLAELHEDDGYANSFDLASRPIPANPNQFGRLGEQIKNYQKEHHPVWLLSAQPSRAVALLEEHDCITRFVPNAKDHPAIERLLEQNTPVALKTTGSVDLEGLILPAWRVVLMTDREFFGQKTLGSTGYVRRRRRAASRTVDPNKMCSGDFVVHRNHGIGRFLKLEKLAISGEVRDYLVIEYLDGTLSVAADQLGSLGRYRSTSESPPKLNRMGGTTWQKVKERTRKLVRKVAMDLVKLYAERLQAPGYAFPPDGPWQIELEESFPYEPTPDQVKAVVDVKRDMEAAQPMDRLVCGDVGFGKTEVAIRAIFKAITSGRQIAMLAPTTVLAQQHWRTLSDRFAPYPIKVALLNRFRTSSERKSILNGLKEGTIDAVVGTHQLLSKNTTFQKLGLLVVDEEQRFGVNQKEKIKALRKDVDVLTLSATPIPRTLYMSLSGVREMSLITTPPPLRRPIKTHLAAFDEEAVRSSIRQELDRGGQVFYVVPRVEGIEDVARQLQQMLPDLKLLVAHGQMAEGELESSMVAFNAGEADLMLCTTIVESGLDIPRVNTILIEDAHKFGLAQLYQLRGRVGRSGVQAHAWLFYPGDASLSDTARQRLRAIQEFAQLGSGYQLAMRDMEIRGVGNLLGVEQSGQMETIGFDLYMEMLQESLAEIQGQGIPSVDDTQIDLPVTAFVPAEWIVDGDEKIAAYRAAANCASHESLIELAASWTDRYGAIPGPVQSLLQLMELKLLARRCGISRIKPEKPNIAMETPMEEPAFRLLRQGLPQHLHGRLIYQTGSGNKAKVLARGLSVLPMEKQLEQLMEWLRLMATQIPCEDGLTAIQQKQQAIERDEAVITP, encoded by the coding sequence ATGCCTCTGAGCTCATTAGTTCGTCAGCTTCAGAAGTCGACTCTCACTGGTGAGTTGGTGGATAGAAGTAATCGAAACGACCGCTTACTGATGCGGGGAGCCGGGCGAGTCGGGCGCGCATTGATTGCAAGTGCAATAGCTCGTAAGCAGAACCGTCCACTGGTTGTGATCGTACCGACACTAGAAGAGGCCAATCGCTGGTCTTCGCTGCTTGCGATGATGGGTTGGTCGCATAATCATCTCTACCCAACAAGTGAAGGATCACCTTATGAGCCATTTGACCCCACAACAGAAATCGTATGGGGGCAATTGCAGGTTCTAAGTGAACTTCTTGGAGAATCATCCAGAAGTTGGGATCGAGCCATTGTGGCCACAGAAAGAGCTTTGCAGCCACATCTACCTCCTGTTGATGCACTCGCATCACAGTGTGAAATACTCTGTCGTGGAGAGCATATAGACCTGGAAAGCTTAGCCAATACTCTTAGCAAACTTGGATATGATCGAGTTACAACCGTTGATCAGGAAGCTACCTGGAGTCGTCGTGGTGACATCGTTGATATTTTTCCAGTAAGCAGTGAATTACCAGTTCGCCTCGAGTTATTCGGTGATGAACTTGACAAATTAAAAGAATTCGACCCAATCAGTCAACGTTCCCTGGATGAAGTTAATGAGCTTTGCCTAACCCCATCAGGGTTTAGTCCATTAATTGCTCATCAACTACGAGAGTCCATGCCCGATGGGCTTGACCGTCTTGTTAGTGAGAAGACTTTAGATCAACTATTAGAAGGTTCTACACCAGATGGTATAAGAAGGTTAATGGGTATTGCATGGAACAAACCTGCCTCGCTACTTGACTACATTCCTGCCAACTCCTTTATCGCAATAGATGAGAAGCGTCATGGCTCTGCACATGGAAAACTATGGCTTGAACATGCAGAAGAACATCACATTGATGTGGGTCAATCAATGGGATTGTCGACTGATGAACAAAAAAAGTATTGGCCTCCATTGCTTCATCGCAGCATCAAAGAAAGCTATGCAACCACAGATCGCTTTGCTGGCATTGATCTTGCCGAACTCCATGAAGACGATGGTTATGCAAATAGTTTTGATCTTGCCAGTCGGCCAATTCCAGCCAACCCAAACCAGTTCGGCAGGTTAGGAGAGCAAATCAAAAATTATCAAAAAGAACATCATCCCGTTTGGCTTTTATCAGCACAACCAAGCCGTGCTGTGGCTCTTCTTGAGGAGCATGACTGCATCACACGCTTCGTCCCAAACGCTAAAGATCACCCAGCCATTGAACGTTTGCTCGAGCAAAACACCCCAGTAGCTTTAAAGACAACTGGTTCTGTGGATTTAGAGGGGCTGATCTTGCCAGCCTGGCGTGTTGTTTTGATGACTGACCGTGAATTTTTTGGTCAAAAAACCCTTGGCTCTACCGGTTATGTTCGACGACGACGACGGGCGGCGAGTCGTACGGTTGACCCCAATAAAATGTGCTCTGGGGATTTCGTCGTGCATCGCAATCACGGCATCGGTCGTTTTCTGAAATTAGAAAAACTAGCCATAAGTGGTGAGGTCCGTGACTATTTGGTTATCGAGTATTTGGATGGAACACTCAGCGTGGCCGCCGATCAGCTCGGCAGCCTTGGTCGGTATCGATCAACAAGTGAATCGCCACCAAAACTTAATCGCATGGGAGGAACAACGTGGCAAAAAGTTAAAGAGCGCACCCGAAAGTTAGTTCGCAAAGTTGCGATGGATCTGGTCAAGCTCTATGCAGAGCGACTCCAGGCCCCTGGATATGCCTTCCCACCAGATGGACCATGGCAGATTGAACTAGAAGAATCCTTTCCCTATGAACCAACACCTGATCAGGTCAAGGCAGTCGTTGATGTAAAACGCGATATGGAAGCAGCACAACCTATGGATCGGCTTGTGTGCGGAGATGTTGGTTTCGGAAAAACGGAAGTAGCAATACGAGCGATCTTCAAAGCAATTACGTCTGGACGCCAGATAGCCATGCTTGCGCCCACAACAGTGCTAGCCCAACAACACTGGAGAACACTTTCAGACCGCTTCGCTCCCTACCCAATCAAGGTCGCTTTACTGAACCGATTCAGAACAAGCTCAGAACGAAAATCAATACTTAATGGCCTCAAAGAAGGGACAATCGATGCAGTTGTCGGTACCCACCAGCTACTCAGTAAAAACACAACATTCCAAAAACTAGGGTTGTTGGTTGTTGATGAGGAACAGCGTTTTGGAGTCAATCAAAAGGAAAAGATCAAAGCTCTTCGTAAGGATGTAGATGTTTTGACCCTTTCAGCCACACCAATTCCGCGAACCTTATACATGAGCCTTTCAGGGGTAAGGGAAATGAGTCTGATCACAACCCCTCCACCATTGCGCCGGCCTATCAAAACCCACCTAGCCGCTTTTGATGAAGAAGCAGTTCGTAGTTCTATCCGCCAGGAACTTGATCGAGGCGGACAGGTGTTCTATGTCGTTCCTCGTGTTGAGGGTATTGAAGATGTAGCTCGTCAACTTCAACAGATGCTGCCCGATTTGAAGTTGTTGGTAGCCCATGGTCAGATGGCAGAAGGCGAACTTGAGAGCTCGATGGTCGCCTTTAATGCAGGGGAGGCCGACTTGATGCTATGCACCACGATCGTTGAAAGTGGCCTCGATATCCCACGTGTGAACACTATTCTCATTGAGGATGCTCATAAATTTGGACTAGCACAGCTCTACCAACTACGTGGACGTGTGGGTAGAAGCGGTGTTCAGGCTCATGCATGGTTGTTCTATCCGGGTGACGCATCCCTCAGTGATACCGCTAGACAACGCCTAAGGGCAATCCAGGAATTTGCACAGCTAGGAAGTGGCTATCAACTAGCGATGCGAGACATGGAAATCCGTGGTGTGGGAAACCTTCTCGGCGTTGAACAAAGCGGCCAAATGGAAACCATTGGTTTCGATCTTTACATGGAAATGTTGCAGGAATCACTTGCTGAAATCCAAGGACAGGGCATTCCATCTGTAGATGACACTCAAATCGATCTGCCGGTAACAGCTTTCGTGCCAGCGGAATGGATTGTTGATGGTGACGAAAAGATCGCTGCCTACCGAGCTGCCGCAAATTGTGCTTCTCATGAATCACTGATTGAGTTGGCAGCTAGCTGGACAGACCGATACGGAGCCATTCCTGGTCCTGTGCAATCACTTCTCCAACTCATGGAGCTCAAACTCTTAGCTCGTCGCTGCGGGATCTCGAGAATTAAGCCAGAAAAGCCAAATATTGCGATGGAAACGCCGATGGAGGAGCCCGCCTTCCGGCTACTTAGGCAAGGTTTACCGCAACACCTGCACGGCCGACTGATTTACCAGACTGGAAGTGGAAATAAAGCCAAGGTGCTGGCACGAGGTCTAAGCGTCTTGCCTATGGAAAAACAGCTTGAACAACTGATGGAGTGGTTGCGTCTCATGGCCACACAGATTCCTTGCGAGGATGGATTAACTGCAATTCAGCAAAAGCAGCAAGCCATAGAGCGAGACGAGGCCGTCATTACCCCCTAA